A genome region from Brassica oleracea var. oleracea cultivar TO1000 chromosome C2, BOL, whole genome shotgun sequence includes the following:
- the LOC106321579 gene encoding probable phospholipid hydroperoxide glutathione peroxidase 6, mitochondrial isoform X2: protein MLRSSFRLLYITRTNLLVRASPSSLSRLPSKFSSAKQLVRSHHQIPLSTTGAKLSRSEHSMAASSEPKSIYDFTVKDAKGNDVDLSTYKGKVLLIVNVASQCGLTNSNYTELAQLYHKYKDHGFEILAFPCNQFGNQEPGSNEEIVQFACTRFKAEYPIFDKVDVNGDSAAPIYKFLKSSKGGLFGDGIKWNFAKFLVDKDGNVVDRYAPTTSPLSIEKDLKKLLGVTA, encoded by the exons ATGTTGAGATCCTCGTTTCGGCTTCTCTATATAACAAGAACCAATCTTCTGGTTCGAGCTTCACCATCATCGCTCTCTCGACTCCCATCTAAGTTCAGTTCTGCGAAACAACTTGTCCGTTCTCATCATCAGATTCCGTTATCAACAACGGGAGCTAAACTTTCTAGGTCGGAACATTCCATGGCTGCTTCCTCCGAACCCAAATCCATCTATGATTTCACCGTCAAG GATGCGAAGGGAAATGATGTTGATCTAAGCACTTACAAGGGGAAGGTTCTCTTGATTGTCAACGTTGCTTCTCAGTG TGGCTTGACCAATTCGAACTATACTGAGCTTGCGCAGCTCTATCACAAGTACAAAGATCATG GGTTTGAGATCCTTGCGTTCCCTTGTAACCAGTTCGGGAATCAAGAACCTGGTTCTAATGAAGAGATTGTTCAGTTTGCTTGTACCCGTTTCAAGGCCGAGTACCCCATCTTCGACAAG GTTGATGTGAACGGTGACTCGGCTGCTCCAATCTATAAGTTCCTGAAATCAAGCAAAGGTGGGCTTTTTGGAGACGGAATCAAGTGGAACTTCGCCAAGTTCTTGGTTGACAAAGATGGGAATGTTGTGGACCGTTACGCCCCAACTACTTCCCCTCTCAGCATTGAG AAGGACCTGAAGAAACTGTTGGGAGTTACTGCTTAA
- the LOC106321579 gene encoding probable phospholipid hydroperoxide glutathione peroxidase 6, mitochondrial isoform X1 encodes MLRSSFRLLYITRTNLLVRASPSSLSRLPSKFSSAKQLVRSHHQIPLSTTGAKLSRSEHSMAASSEPKSIYDFTVKDAKGNDVDLSTYKGKVLLIVNVASQCGLTNSNYTELAQLYQKYKDHGFEILAFPCNQFGNQEPGSNEEIVQFACTRFKAEYPIFDKVDVNGDSAAPIYKFLKSSKGGLFGDGIKWNFAKFLVDKDGNVVDRYAPTTSPLSIEKDLKKLLGVTA; translated from the exons ATGTTGAGATCCTCGTTTCGGCTTCTCTATATAACAAGAACCAATCTTCTGGTTCGAGCTTCACCATCATCGCTCTCTCGACTCCCATCTAAGTTCAGTTCTGCGAAACAACTTGTCCGTTCTCATCATCAGATTCCGTTATCAACAACGGGAGCTAAACTTTCTAGGTCGGAACATTCCATGGCTGCTTCCTCCGAACCCAAATCCATCTATGATTTCACCGTCAAG GATGCGAAGGGAAATGATGTTGATCTAAGCACTTACAAGGGGAAGGTTCTCTTGATTGTCAACGTTGCTTCTCAGTG TGGCTTGACCAATTCGAACTATACTGAGCTTGCACAGCTGTACCAGAAGTACAAAGACCATG GGTTTGAGATCCTTGCGTTCCCTTGTAACCAGTTCGGGAATCAAGAACCTGGTTCTAATGAAGAGATTGTTCAGTTTGCTTGTACCCGTTTCAAGGCCGAGTACCCCATCTTCGACAAG GTTGATGTGAACGGTGACTCGGCTGCTCCAATCTATAAGTTCCTGAAATCAAGCAAAGGTGGGCTTTTTGGAGACGGAATCAAGTGGAACTTCGCCAAGTTCTTGGTTGACAAAGATGGGAATGTTGTGGACCGTTACGCCCCAACTACTTCCCCTCTCAGCATTGAG AAGGACCTGAAGAAACTGTTGGGAGTTACTGCTTAA